The genomic window ACGTCATTAGACCCGCTCCTTAAACAAACTCAACTCTAAAAGTATCTTAAGATTCGCACTCTCTTTGAGTCACTTCATGGCGATAGCGAAACATTTCTCGCAGGCGCGAATCAACCCACCAACCCAGCAAAAATTCTGCCAACCATCCCCCCGGTATCGCGTAGTCAATGGAGTCGGTGAGGCGAGTCGTGCTGCCTTCTGGGATGAATTGATGGCGATGTACCCAGGAGTCCATTGGGCCTTTAATTTGCTCGTCTACAAAGAGTCGCCCGCGATCGTATTCGGTGTGTCGTGCCACCCATTCTATCGGCAGGGGACCGAGGAAAAGTTGAAACGCAGAAATTGCCCCGACTTCTAATCCCCCTTCGCGACGCAGAACGCGGACGGGTTGCCAAGGAGGGGTCAGAACTTGAAGGATATCGGGACGTTCGTGAAAAGCCCACACCACCTCAACAGGCGCGCGGATTATGGAGGAATATTGGAAATGCAACATCGATTTCTATGAGGTTAAAAACGATCGCGCGAGGAAAAAACTAGAAATGGATTTTCCATCCACCGCATCCCCCATTAGAATCGCCTGTTCGAGTTGTTCGGGGGTCATCAAAACGACTTCAATATCTTCGTCGATATCTTGCGCGGGGGGATGTTCGAGTTTTTCCAAATCTTGGGCGAGAAAAGCATAAATGTACTCGTCGGAGTATCCTGGTGCGATGGGAAAACGACCGAGCGGTTTCCAGGTTTGAGCGGTATAGCCCGTTTCTTCTTCAATTTCTCGTCGAATGGTTTTTTCAGGATCTTCGCCAACTTCCACAGTTCCTGCGGGAAATTCCAACAGTCTTCGCTGAACGGAAAAGCGGTATTGACGCACTAAAACCAATTTCCCTTCCGAGGTGACGGGAATGGCGAGGGAACCACCGGGATGGCGAATACATTCCCAGTCTCCTTCTGCTCGATTGGGCAAGCGAAGGCGGTTGACCTCGAAGTTGAATTTCCGCCCTCGGTAGAGCAAGTTTTGTTTGAGGAGTTGGGGGGGTTCGTAGCTTTCTGACATGAATTATTCCAATCGTGCCACACCAGAACAGTTTACAGCGTCTCGGAGTTGCGCGATCGATTTTTGGGTGAGGGGATCGACCCAATCCGGTGCAATTTCGGCGAGGGGAATGAGGACAAAGGCGCGTTCTCTCATGCGGGGATGGGGAATGTGTAGTTGGGGTTTTTCAATGATGAGATCGCCAAATAGAATTAAATCGAGGTCGAGGGTTCGCGGTCCCCAGCGTTCCCGGCGTTCGCGCCCAAATTGGCGTTCGACATCCAATAGGGTTTCGAGTAAAAGAAGGGGTGCCATTGGCGTTTTGAGTACTGCGCAACCATTGAGATAGTCGGGTTGAGGAGGACCAATGGGGGCAGTTCGATACCAACTGGAGGTTTGTTTGAGTTCGATTCCGGGGGTTTTCGCGAGAATGGAAAGCGCTCCCTCTAAGATTTTCAGGGAATCGCCTAAATTGCTACCGAGCGCGATCGCGGCAGCGATCTGCTTTTGACAGTGCGCCCATTTTACCGATTCCATTGCAGAGTTACAAATAACTGTTCGCCGAGGACTGCTAACTGATGAGAAGCGAGTGTTACAATCGGGAAAAAATCTAAATTGTGCCGCTCTTCCCCATGATTTAATTTTATCTTGCAGAGATAAGATTGTTGAGGGAAAGGCTCAAACTAAAGGGGTGCAAGGGATCGCTGGATTAACGCTATCGATCGAGGACGAACGAAAAAACTATGCAAATCCAACAAAAACTGCCCTCCGTCGTGGAGAAAAATGGATTTTACCTGCTCTTATTTGCACTTTTAGCCCTGCTTTATACCCCCCTGTTGTGGCATTGGGTTGATGGCTGGTTGAATAAAAGTATTAGTATCGAACACGAATATTTCAGTCACGGATTGATTGGTCTTCCTTTTGCTGCTTATATTGTCTGGGAAAATCGTCACAAATGGGAAAGATTGCGCGATCGCGCCCAGCCATTAGGAGCTATTTTATTGGGTTTGGGAGCGAGTTTCTATCTTACAGGAATTTCTGAGTGGGTCAATCTCTCCTTTCCCATTGTTCTCACCGGACTCTGTTTATGGCTCAAAGGAATTGAAGGATTAAAACTACAAAAGTACGCACTCCTTTTTGTCCTTCTGGCAACCCCCAACTCAATTCCCTACCTCATTACCCCTTACACCTTACCCCTACAAACCTTTATTGCTGGAACCGCAGGATTTATTCTCATCCATTTGGGAATTCCTGTAGAAGTCGAAGGCATTTACCTCACTGTTGGCGGCAAACTGGTGGAAGTTGCACCCTATTGTGCGGGGTTAAAAATGTTATTTACCAGCTTGTATGTCGCTTTGATGTTGCTGTATTGGACTGATGCGATTCGCTCGCGTCGCAAGACGGTTTTACTGTTAGCGGGTGCTGCAACCCTAAGCGTTCTAGCAAACATTATTCGCAATACACTCCTCACCTTCTTCCACGGAACGGGACGAACAGACGCTTTTGTTTGGCTGCACGATAGCTGGGGCGGCGATGTTTATTCAGCCTGTATGTTGGGATTAATTGTGGTCTTGCTGAAAGTTATCGAACGTGCTGACGCACAAATGGACTGGAAAACCAGTGGTGCCAATACCAACGGCAAACTAGAATCCCAGGAGGAAGCATGAAAAGCGGGGAAGTCGAGGGACTGAGTTCCCTGAAGAGAAAATCGTTTCCCATTGCCAAGGGCGCGATCGCGCTCCTACTATTATTGCTCCTCTTTGTCGGTGCGGTTCCCAGTTATCTCAAGGGAAAATGGTCTTGGGTTAAACCTCCAAACATCGAAAATCTCAAAGAAATCAAAAGCATTACGAACAACGGAATTGACCTCCCCGGTTGGAAAACCCTCGAACAAGCCAAGCTTCGAATTGGCGGACACAAATGGTCGGCACAAACCATTACTCAAGAAGATCGCAAACCCATTGTTCTGCTTCTCCGTCCCCCAAACGATCACAAGGGACAGCCGGAAGTTGAATGGATGGATATTGCGGGTGTTGAAAAGTGGAAAATTGACTCGCTGCGCAAGCTCGCCCAAACTGTAGAAACCGAAAACGCCTCGATCCCCGTCACCGCACGCTTCTTTAAAGCTTGGACCGATCGGGATACTTTTGCTGTCGTCCAGTGGTATGCCTGGTCAACTGCGGGAAATCCCGCTCCCTCTCAGTGGTTTTTCGCAGACCAACGCGCTCAACTCAACCGCGAACGCCGACCTTGGGTTGCCGTCAGTTTCAAAATTCCCATCGATCCGCTCAAAGATCGAGATATTGAAACAATTCGACCCTTTGCAGAATCATTAACCCAACAGATTCAAAAGACGTTAGTTAAAGATTTCCTGTCCCCCAACCATGCGTAAAGACTTCGGAAGACCCATCAATTCAACTCTCTGGACGCTCCTATCGGGTTCTGTCGTCCTCTCAATGGCGGTTCCCTTGCTCCCCGCGCGCGCGATCGCGCCCCAAGATAATTTTGCTCCATTAGACGCAATGGGGTCGGAATTGACCGAGAAAGAGCCGCTTGAGGAAAGTCCCTTGAACAACCAACTCCCCGTCATCTCCGTAGATCGCGCGATCGCGCCGCAGAACGGATCGGGTGCAAAATCCAACCCGTCGCCTTTCTCCCTTGAAGGGAATACCCTCAACAGCCAACTCCCCGTTATTCCCACCCAACAACCCCCCACACCGCCTCCCGCCTTCGAGCCGAATCCAAACCCCTTCCCGCGATCGATTCCTCAAACCTTTGGTCCCGAAGGGCCTATCCCGCCAACCGGATACTCCACTCCTCCCTTCGAGTTCGACTATTACAACCAATTCAATCGCTATCGCCTGGGGATTGGCGATGGTTTAGCCATCAGTGTCCCAGAATTTCCCGAATTTAATTTCCAAGGAGCCGTCAATATTGAAGGCAACATTATCGTTCCGATTCTGGGAATGGTTCCTGTTGTGGGACTGACCCTAGAGGAGGTCGATGCCAAAATTAGTTACGAACTCGCTCGCCGCTTCCTCAAAACAGTTCCAAACGTCACGACCACTCTGACCAATCCTCGTCCCGCAACGATTACCGTGATTGGGGAAGTCTTTGAGCCTGGTTTTTATAACCTCATCCCCGGTGCAGAAGTAGACGAAGCGATTATTGCCGCGCAGGGAAGTACCTCTAACGCCGATTTGCGCAAAGTTCTCATTCGGCGACCTTTGATTGATGGAACCGTCATCGAGCGCGAAGTTAATGTCTTTGCCGCCTTGCAAAATGGTACAAACCTGCCGCCGTTGCGCTTGCAAGATGGGGATTCGGTCGTTGTTCCCAAATTAACTGTCGGCAACAACCAAGACTACGACCGCCGTTTAGCTGCTAGGTCAACTGTCTCTGAAAACTTTATTATCGTGCGTGTCCTCAGCTATCCCGATCAAACCTTGGGAGAAATTACCATCAATAACGGCAGTACCTTTATTGATGCAATTACACAAATTGGCCCCAATCTCGAGGAAGCAGATATGGACTCCATTGGCTTGCTGCGCTTCGATCCCGAAGCGGGAACCTTTGTCGGTCAAAAGCTCGACGCGATCGCGGCAATTGAAGGCGATGTTTCTCAAGATATTTTGCTGCAAAACGACGATGTTCTCGTTCTTCGACGCAGCACCTTCGCCAAACTAGATTTCATTTTGCGTACCGTTACTCGACCCATTAACAGTATCCTAGACTTACTCAACTTTGGTCGAGATACCGTCGAGCAATCAATCCCCGACTTATTTAGGGATAGAGACAATAGAAATAACAACAATAATAATAATAATAACAATAATAATAACAATAGAAATAACAACAACAACTAATTGAAATACCCCTCTTCTAGGGATCTTTATTCAGAAATAAATTTGAAGCAAATCGATCGAATCGTTAAATCAACGCCTGCTATAAACTTGTTGTTCTTGCCATGACTTCACCTCTTGTTAAGCGCTTTCTCGTTAACTTCGACGAAAACAAACTACTGAGTTTATTTAGTTTTGTCGTCATTGTTGGGGCATCTGGATTTGTTTCAATGCTCATCCCTCCCCCCGAACCCATTCCGACAAAATACCAAGCGAGTGGAACCCTCAGTTATGCACCTCAACCCCCGACATTCACTGAAACTGGCGCAACCTTACAGCAGCAAGGGCAAGAAACCATCAGCGAAGGAGTACTGCTCTCCGATCAAATCCTAAAACCCATCGCCACCCAAACCGAACTCGAACCCGAACTACTCATCGAACAAACAGAAATCGAATTTCCTGACGAAGACGACAAAGAGGAAGGCAAACCCTTTGCAATTGATGTCAAATATACTGATGTCGATCCGGAGCGAGCAGCAGCAACTGCTACTTTATTGATGAAGTATATGGTCGATCAAAGTCGCGCCCTCAACACGGCAATGTTAAGGGCAAGAATTGACTCTTTGCGAACGCGATTGGCTCTAGCACAACGAGAGCAGGAAAGTGCAGAAAAAGCTTTCTACAAATTTATCAGTCAAGAGGGCGCGGCATTAGTTGCCGCAGAAGATGGCACGCTCTTTACCGGAATTAGCGGCGCTCAACAACAACAACGACAACTCAGATTGACCCTAGAAGGGGTAGACGCTCAAATTCAAAGTATTAGCGCTCGCCTCGGACTCACCTCAGAGCAAGCCTATACCTCTTCAATTCTCAGTGCCGACCCAATTATTGGCAATTTGCGCGGACAACTGCTCGATATTGAAATGCAGATTAATCCCCTAGAGGAAAAATTGCGTCCGGAACATCCTCAAATGAAGCAGTTGCTCGAACAGAAACAGGGATTAGAAAAGCTTTTACAAGAACGCTATGCAGAGTTAATCGGAACGGGGTTGCTTGTTCCCCTTCCCGGTCAAATTCGCAAAGAAAGTAGCTTAGATCCCGCGCGACAGGAACTTGCCAATCGACTCGTTAATTTGCAAACTCAAAAGGATACCCTCGTCAGTCAACTGGTTTCCCTACAACGACAAGAACGCGAACTGAAACAGCAATACGAGCGCTTTCCCACCAAACAGCTCGAAAAAGCCCGCTTGCAACAGCAGATGCAACTCAAGCAAACTCTCTCGACAAATATGCTTTCCGCACTGGTGGATGCTCAGTCTGCGGAGGCGGAAACAACGGGAAGCTTGAGCATTGCACAACCTCCGGTTTTGGCTCAAATTCCTGGCGAAACTCCCGGAGGATTGCACCCTCTTGTTGCCATTGGCGGCGGAACGGTTTTGGGCTTTTTAATTTCGGGGGGATTGATTTTCCTCCTGTCTATGTTTGACAACCGCTTGCATACTTCCAAAGAAATTCAGGCGATTCTATCCGAACGAGAAGTTATGTTGCTGGGAGAGTTACCATTTATTTTTAATTTGGATGCGAATTTAGAGGAAACGCCAATTCTAAGAGATTACAATCTCAGCGATCTCCATTTTTACGAATTGGTACGCAGTAGCATTCGCCGCCGAACGGCAAAAGCGCCCAAGATTGTTTTGGTGACGAGCGTGATGGAGGGGGAAGGAAAAACGGTTATGGCTTATAACCTCGCGATCGCGTCGGCGAGTGCAGGCAAGCGAACCCTACTCCTAGAAGCAGATTTGCGCTCCCCCTCAGCCGCCTCTCACTTCCAAATGCAACCGGATCCGGATGCTAAACTCGAACCCCTCAGTTACTATGGCTCCCGCAGCGAATACCTGCAACTCGTTCCGGAAGTGGAAAATTTATACATCGTTCCCAGTGCGGGACCCCAGGCAAAAGCCGCTTTAGTGCTTGAGTCGAGTGAAATGCGCCGACTGCTAGAAGACGCACGAGGGCGTTTCGATCTCGTGATTATCGATAGTCCTTCCCTCTCAGTCTGTAACGACACGCTACTGCTCGAACCCCTCGCAGACGGTTTGATCGTGACAACCCGTCCCGGCGTAACTCAAAAACCAAGTTTAGAATCTACCCTCGATCGAATTATCGAGGCAGAACTTCCGTTGTTGGGCGCTGTGATTAATGGCGTTCCGCGTTCTGAGCTATCGACTCCTTCCCATTACGATCTTGAAGAAGAACAATTTCCTCGGTTTGGAAGCGGCAATCGCGTTGGAGAATTAGAGGAAGACAATGACGCACAACTCCCCCAGGAAATTGGCTCCCGCTAGTCCCAGACGATAGGATTCGACTCAACGCCCATGACCCTCTCTATCGCCCATTTAGGGCCGGCTGGAACGAACACGGAAACGGCGGCTTTAGCCTATGCCGCTCACCTCACCCAAACAACCCATCAGGAGGTATTGTTATGTGCCTATCCCAACATTGCTCAAACGCTTCACGCTGTTGCTTATCAAGAGGCACAATTGGCAGTGGTTCCCGTGGAAAACTCGATTGGTGGGAGTGTTGCGATAACGCTAGATAGCTTCTGGCAGCTTAAGGGACTGCAAATTCAAGAGGCTTTAGTTTTGCCCATTGCGCACGTTTTGCTCTCCCACGGGGAATCTCTCGAACAACTCCAAACGGTTTATTCCCATCCCCAAGCCCTCGCTCAGTGTCAGGATTGGTTGGAGCGTTTTTTGCCTTCTGTGCGTTTGAGGGCGACCAATTCGACCACAGAGGCATTACAACATCTCAAACTCGAATTAACAGCAGGCGCGATCGCGTCCCACCGAGCCGCCGAACTCTACAATCTGCCCATTCTCGCTGAGGATATTAACGATTATCCTGATAATTGCACGCGGTTTTGGGTCGTGGGTTTGCAGCCCAGAACGAGCGGGACTTACCTCTCTCTCGCCTTTAGTATGCCAGCAAACGTGCCGGGGGCATTAGTCAAACCCCTACAGACTTTTGCTCGACAGGAGATTAACATGAGTCGCATTGAATCCCGTCCCACCAAGCGCTCCCTTGGGGAATATATTTTCTTTATCGACCTCGAAGCCAATACCGCCAATGCTGGGGTTTGCTCGGCTTTAGAGGAACTAAAAGACTATACCGAAGACCTTAAAATTTTTGGCAATTACAACGTTCTACCCCTACCCAAATAGGGACGGGGGGATGGGGAGACGGGGAGACGCGGTGACACGGAGAGAGGTCGGAACGCCTCTGAGGTTTCCACGGCGGTCACAAGCATCTGAGGAAACCTCAGATTGTGCAATCGCGCTGAGGACGCAAGCCGACCTAGGGGAGACACGGTGAAAAAATTCTTTAAGGGTTGGGGTTGCCCGAATCAATAGACTTTTCTGGGGTTGCAACGGCAGCCTTGGGAATTTCGACGATGGGTTGGTTCACCGCAATTTTCAGCGCTTCACCGGCAACGGGGAGTTCTGCTGTTGCAGCGCTAGGAGATTCGTTCGTGTTCGCCATGCGCCAATTGGGGACTGAGTTGCCAGAGAGAAGACCGGGAAGCAGACCCACGAATACGGCAACCAGCGCTCCTCCTCCCAGCGCGATCGCGCGTTGGAAGCGATGTCGATCGAGCTGACGAAAAACACCCTCGGAGATTTCTTGCGCGGATTTTTCTGAAGCCGGGACTGGCAGGGTTCGCAACCCCTGACGCAGCTTCAACAGTCGCTGGTAGAGCTGTTGAACGTCGCTATCGGTATCGAGCCACTGCTGTACTTGTTTGCGTTCTGCTGCGTTTGCCTCGCCATCGAGGTAGGCACTGAGCAGCTCAAAGCGATCGCGTCCGGAGCTATCCATATCAATTTTGCTATCGGTTTGTGGCTGAATGGGATTAGGAGACTCGAAATTAGAAGTCATGATGCATCACCTGTGGAAGCGTGATACCTACGGCACCCTGAATGGATGATTTCGGATCGATTTGTAGATCATGATAGAGCAAATTCCCAGGAAAGAGGAACCATTTCTCGCGATCGATTGTTATCCCTCTAAATAGGGTTGCAAGTCAGATTGCAATCTCGCTCTTGCTCTGGCAATTCTGGATTTTACGGTTCCCAAAGAAACCCCTGTAATTTCGGCAATTTCTTCGTAGGCTAAACCTTGGATTTCTCGCAGTACGATTGTTGTACGAAAGGCTTCGGGTAAATCCGCGATCGCGCCGTGAAGTTTGTCGTAAAATTCTCGCGTGGCTAGGCGATCGTCAGGACCCGGTGCATCGGAGGCGATCTCCCAAGTCATTTCCCCATCGCTCATTTGGCGTGGCGCATCTAAGGATAGGGGCGCTGCTACGCGCTTGCGCTTGCGCAACTCGTCATAAAACAAATTCGTGGCAATACGACCCAGCCACCCCTTAAATTTACTCGGATCGTTCAAGCGTTTGATATTTCGATACACTCGAATCCAAACTTCTTGGGACAAATCGGCGCGATCTTGCCAGTCAGGGGCGAGATGGTACAGAATTTTCTCCACGTGAGACTTGTACCGACGCAATAGTTCGGCAAAAGCTGCTCGGTTAGGCTTAAGACCTTCCTGACAGCGTAAAATCAGGTCGTAGTTAGGAAGTTTCTCAGGAGACACTGATGCTTGAGGTGTGACCTCAACGGTTGACCAGGGTGCAGAAACGGATTGACTCATGGGTTACTAACAGGAATGATTGATATCCTCAGTTCTCCAAGACCCATCCATTTTTAAAAAAGTTCCAAACTAGCGAAAAAAATTTCTTAGTTTGGTTCTCGGTCATTCGCAGTTGCGAGAGGGGAGGGAGCATTGGGGAAAAAAGGTTTTTCCTCCCCAATAACGCACCTTGTAAGGGCTAGCGAAACCTCACTAGAGTTCTTGGGACGGACTCGCCTCGAAATCGCGAGCGTAGGATTGGAGCAAATTACTCACTTGTTTGAGTACGTCGCCCCCAACCCCTTGACCGCCGGATTTGATGGGTTCGCGTCCCTCTCTGTACTCGGTATTGGTAATATTGCGATCGATCGCGGCTCCAATTTCTTGGTCGATCAAGGTTTGCAACTCTTGTTTGGCGCGCTTCCGTTGGTAGCTTGCCCCTTCTTCAGTCGTTGCATAAAGCGGAGGCAGTCTATTCAGAGCATAGGCTGCAATATCTCCCACATCTAGAACTTTATCGCTTGTTGCTTCGATTTCGGCAACGCGGGTAATTGCTTCAGATAGTACCAACTCTTCCATCACGTTGATGAATTGCTTGCGCGGGACGGCTACGACTTCTCCAGTCAGTAGCGATCCCATCAGCCGATCGAGTGCCATATACTCTTCAATCGACAGCTCTGAAGCGGTATCGCAAATACGCCCGACCTCAGCTTCCATCGTGGGCGTGAGATAACCATCCTGTAACGCTTGTTCGACAATCTTTTCTATACTACTCATCACCGTACATTACTTGCCCCAAAATAGTCACAGTTAATGGCTCTATTGTAATAATTCTCTGGTAGAAGACCAAAATTCTCCCAATTCCAGACAATATTATTAACACTCATTCGATCCCTTGAAATCTCCAAGGTACTGGATCTACCGCCTGTCCGTGAACGTAAAGACCCCAATGTAAATGCGGTCCTGTGGAGGCACCTGTCGAGCCAACGGTGCCAATCTGTTGACCGGCTTGGACGAAATCTCCATCGTTTGCGGTAATCCGACTCAAATGTAGAAAAATGCTTAACACTCCTTGTCCGTGGTCGATCCCGACTGTATTTCCGTGAACTCGAAATCCCTCGGATTCTCGCCCCACCAAAGCTACTCGACCGCTAGCGGGGGCAATAACCGAAGTCCCTGCCGAAGCTGCGTAATCGACTCCTCGATGATAGTAATTCTCAGCAAAAACGCCGTTATAGTAACGACGCACCCCAAAAACCGTTGAAACATTGCCCTGGGTCGGTCTCAAGAATAACCCACTCCAGAATTTTTCTGGGGTTACGAGACTTTTGAAGACGGCAACGCGATTCAATTCTAGCTCTGTTGCATTGGAACCGCCACCGGACAAGCGAATCCGTTGGGTTGAGAACGCGCGATCGCGTAGAGTCGTTCTCAAGACTTTCACTTCTCCATCCCCCGACGCTTCTAGAGTCAAAGAACCGGGACGATTGAGGGGAGTGGTCGGGACAAGGGCGCGATAGCGATTGTTCCCCAAGGGAAAAACCGGGTAAGTTGTCTGTCCCATCTTGACGGTTGGGCGCGATCGCGAATCCTCAACCTCAAGGGTGACAGAGAGGGTATCCCCCAATTGAGGCTGTGCGGGCACTAACTGGACTTGGAGCGCGAATGCCGGGTTTACCAGTGCAACCCACCCAACAGCAATGCTCGCAAACCCAACGGCAAATCGCGACCTTTTGGGGGATGTTCTCAAACCCGACTCAAGGTTAGAATGAGCGAAGAGCGTTCTATCGCTCTGTATTGTCCTCATAAATTCAAATCCCATAGTCTTACTTCCGCTTTGTCCTTTGGGCAAATTAAGCTTGGAGTTTAGCGTGCGCGATCGCCTGTCGCCAAACCAGAATCGGCTGCTCCGATTCATCCTGCAAACAGATACAGTGAGGATCTTGCCAAAAGACCCGGCCGCTCATAACCTCACCCGTTAGAAGTTTGAATTCCACTGCTTGCTGTTCTGTTATCCACCCTTGAATCTGGCGAATGCTGGGGAAACCGGTATCAAATTCAGTCATAATCTAAATGCCGCTCTTGAAATGCCTATGGTTGTCGAATTTACTAAATATCACGGACTCGGAAACGATTTTATCTTAATCGATAATCGCCGCAGTCCAGAGCCAATCTTAACCCCCGATCTTGCCATCAAGATGTGCGATCGCCACTTTGGCATAGGAGCAGATGGCGTAATCTTCGCACTTCCAGGGCAAGAGGGGACTGACTATACCATGCGCATCTTCAACGCAGATGGCTCAGAACCAGAAATGTGCGGTAATGGCATTCGCTGCTTGGCTCAATTTCTCGCAGATTTAGAAGGGAGTCACTCCGTCGGGAAAGCCTATCGCATTCACACCTTAGCCGGCATCATGGTTCCCAAACTCGAAGGATCGGCTCAGGTCACTGTCGATATGGGGTTGCCTCAACTCATCGCAGCAGAAATTCCCACAACCCTCAGTTTGCCAGCCGAGAAAGCCATCGATTGCGAGCTAGAAGTGGCAAGAAAAACTTGGAAGGTGACTTGTGTGAGCATGGGCAACCCCCACTGCATCACCTTTGTTAATGAGGTACAGGAGATTCCCCTAGAGCAGATTGGTCCCCAATTTGAACATCATCCCGCTTTTCCCCAACGGACAAATACCGAATTTATTGAAGTCGTGAGTCGGGATTATCTCAAAATGAGGGTATGGGAGCGAGGAGCCGGAATTACTTTAGCTTGCGGCACGGGAGCTTGTGCGTCTGTGGTTGCAGGAGTCCTGACCCAAAGATG from Lusitaniella coriacea LEGE 07157 includes these protein-coding regions:
- a CDS encoding sigma-70 family RNA polymerase sigma factor, whose protein sequence is MSQSVSAPWSTVEVTPQASVSPEKLPNYDLILRCQEGLKPNRAAFAELLRRYKSHVEKILYHLAPDWQDRADLSQEVWIRVYRNIKRLNDPSKFKGWLGRIATNLFYDELRKRKRVAAPLSLDAPRQMSDGEMTWEIASDAPGPDDRLATREFYDKLHGAIADLPEAFRTTIVLREIQGLAYEEIAEITGVSLGTVKSRIARARARLQSDLQPYLEG
- a CDS encoding polysaccharide biosynthesis/export family protein; the protein is MRKDFGRPINSTLWTLLSGSVVLSMAVPLLPARAIAPQDNFAPLDAMGSELTEKEPLEESPLNNQLPVISVDRAIAPQNGSGAKSNPSPFSLEGNTLNSQLPVIPTQQPPTPPPAFEPNPNPFPRSIPQTFGPEGPIPPTGYSTPPFEFDYYNQFNRYRLGIGDGLAISVPEFPEFNFQGAVNIEGNIIVPILGMVPVVGLTLEEVDAKISYELARRFLKTVPNVTTTLTNPRPATITVIGEVFEPGFYNLIPGAEVDEAIIAAQGSTSNADLRKVLIRRPLIDGTVIEREVNVFAALQNGTNLPPLRLQDGDSVVVPKLTVGNNQDYDRRLAARSTVSENFIIVRVLSYPDQTLGEITINNGSTFIDAITQIGPNLEEADMDSIGLLRFDPEAGTFVGQKLDAIAAIEGDVSQDILLQNDDVLVLRRSTFAKLDFILRTVTRPINSILDLLNFGRDTVEQSIPDLFRDRDNRNNNNNNNNNNNNNNRNNNNN
- a CDS encoding NUDIX hydrolase, translated to MSESYEPPQLLKQNLLYRGRKFNFEVNRLRLPNRAEGDWECIRHPGGSLAIPVTSEGKLVLVRQYRFSVQRRLLEFPAGTVEVGEDPEKTIRREIEEETGYTAQTWKPLGRFPIAPGYSDEYIYAFLAQDLEKLEHPPAQDIDEDIEVVLMTPEQLEQAILMGDAVDGKSISSFFLARSFLTS
- the folK gene encoding 2-amino-4-hydroxy-6-hydroxymethyldihydropteridine diphosphokinase, with protein sequence MESVKWAHCQKQIAAAIALGSNLGDSLKILEGALSILAKTPGIELKQTSSWYRTAPIGPPQPDYLNGCAVLKTPMAPLLLLETLLDVERQFGRERRERWGPRTLDLDLILFGDLIIEKPQLHIPHPRMRERAFVLIPLAEIAPDWVDPLTQKSIAQLRDAVNCSGVARLE
- a CDS encoding GumC family protein — its product is MTSPLVKRFLVNFDENKLLSLFSFVVIVGASGFVSMLIPPPEPIPTKYQASGTLSYAPQPPTFTETGATLQQQGQETISEGVLLSDQILKPIATQTELEPELLIEQTEIEFPDEDDKEEGKPFAIDVKYTDVDPERAAATATLLMKYMVDQSRALNTAMLRARIDSLRTRLALAQREQESAEKAFYKFISQEGAALVAAEDGTLFTGISGAQQQQRQLRLTLEGVDAQIQSISARLGLTSEQAYTSSILSADPIIGNLRGQLLDIEMQINPLEEKLRPEHPQMKQLLEQKQGLEKLLQERYAELIGTGLLVPLPGQIRKESSLDPARQELANRLVNLQTQKDTLVSQLVSLQRQERELKQQYERFPTKQLEKARLQQQMQLKQTLSTNMLSALVDAQSAEAETTGSLSIAQPPVLAQIPGETPGGLHPLVAIGGGTVLGFLISGGLIFLLSMFDNRLHTSKEIQAILSEREVMLLGELPFIFNLDANLEETPILRDYNLSDLHFYELVRSSIRRRTAKAPKIVLVTSVMEGEGKTVMAYNLAIASASAGKRTLLLEADLRSPSAASHFQMQPDPDAKLEPLSYYGSRSEYLQLVPEVENLYIVPSAGPQAKAALVLESSEMRRLLEDARGRFDLVIIDSPSLSVCNDTLLLEPLADGLIVTTRPGVTQKPSLESTLDRIIEAELPLLGAVINGVPRSELSTPSHYDLEEEQFPRFGSGNRVGELEEDNDAQLPQEIGSR
- a CDS encoding SRPBCC family protein, with product MLHFQYSSIIRAPVEVVWAFHERPDILQVLTPPWQPVRVLRREGGLEVGAISAFQLFLGPLPIEWVARHTEYDRGRLFVDEQIKGPMDSWVHRHQFIPEGSTTRLTDSIDYAIPGGWLAEFLLGWWVDSRLREMFRYRHEVTQRECES
- the pheA gene encoding prephenate dehydratase — translated: MTLSIAHLGPAGTNTETAALAYAAHLTQTTHQEVLLCAYPNIAQTLHAVAYQEAQLAVVPVENSIGGSVAITLDSFWQLKGLQIQEALVLPIAHVLLSHGESLEQLQTVYSHPQALAQCQDWLERFLPSVRLRATNSTTEALQHLKLELTAGAIASHRAAELYNLPILAEDINDYPDNCTRFWVVGLQPRTSGTYLSLAFSMPANVPGALVKPLQTFARQEINMSRIESRPTKRSLGEYIFFIDLEANTANAGVCSALEELKDYTEDLKIFGNYNVLPLPK
- the crtB gene encoding cyanoexosortase B, coding for MQIQQKLPSVVEKNGFYLLLFALLALLYTPLLWHWVDGWLNKSISIEHEYFSHGLIGLPFAAYIVWENRHKWERLRDRAQPLGAILLGLGASFYLTGISEWVNLSFPIVLTGLCLWLKGIEGLKLQKYALLFVLLATPNSIPYLITPYTLPLQTFIAGTAGFILIHLGIPVEVEGIYLTVGGKLVEVAPYCAGLKMLFTSLYVALMLLYWTDAIRSRRKTVLLLAGAATLSVLANIIRNTLLTFFHGTGRTDAFVWLHDSWGGDVYSACMLGLIVVLLKVIERADAQMDWKTSGANTNGKLESQEEA
- a CDS encoding cyanoexosortase B system-associated protein; the protein is MKSGEVEGLSSLKRKSFPIAKGAIALLLLLLLFVGAVPSYLKGKWSWVKPPNIENLKEIKSITNNGIDLPGWKTLEQAKLRIGGHKWSAQTITQEDRKPIVLLLRPPNDHKGQPEVEWMDIAGVEKWKIDSLRKLAQTVETENASIPVTARFFKAWTDRDTFAVVQWYAWSTAGNPAPSQWFFADQRAQLNRERRPWVAVSFKIPIDPLKDRDIETIRPFAESLTQQIQKTLVKDFLSPNHA
- a CDS encoding anti-sigma factor family protein, translating into MTSNFESPNPIQPQTDSKIDMDSSGRDRFELLSAYLDGEANAAERKQVQQWLDTDSDVQQLYQRLLKLRQGLRTLPVPASEKSAQEISEGVFRQLDRHRFQRAIALGGGALVAVFVGLLPGLLSGNSVPNWRMANTNESPSAATAELPVAGEALKIAVNQPIVEIPKAAVATPEKSIDSGNPNP